One Rhizoctonia solani chromosome 3, complete sequence genomic region harbors:
- a CDS encoding 5'-3' exoribonuclease: MSKSSRASIIPPPRTKQSWDSVVRTGIAGGTAGCIAKTVVAPLDRVKILFQTSNPNFQKYSGSWTGAFRAIRDINQSNGLAGLFQGHSATLLRVFPYAAIKFLAYDQVHYALMPTRADETNFKRFFAGAFSGTLSVLFTYPLELVRVRMAYQTQASSRHAFVDAVRAIYTEGNVHPSPSVVHTSVHTSGNVSSPTAMATMTKSSPLFTTFPISKFYRGFSVTLIGMVPYAGTSFLVWGALRAALLPPPSSGISGPPRHRPIADLSIGAVSGAIAQTVSYPFEVVRRRLQVGGLLRPRGFVGWGETVRAIWLKQGWRGFYVGLSIGERYPLTSQLIEENKIPEFDNLYVDFNGIIHNCSHPNDGDVHFRLSEDQIFTAIFSYVDHLFGKIKPRKLFFMAIDGVAPRAKMNQQRARRFRTAKDAKEAREKAEKKGEKLPEEKAFDSNCITPGTVFMKKLSEQLKYFVNKKISEDANWREVQVVLSGHEVPGEGEHKIMDLETQSFYLLHISLLREYLDLEFQSLTSTLPFQYDLERIIDDFVLIAVFIGNDFLPHLPDLHIHENALERLFEIYKAVLPNAGGYLNESGEIHRGRLQLILDELATWEVDVFEKETSDSQWYKGKQRKHQQQAAEKSKSKPLTLTPSQKDLAMKIQDLVHQGHQDPSVRQLQLPNTLPAGDRAFLNGLCQELHLSVWWDEFDEEGQNLVTIALPEQDEDDEEADEEGYQASMRVFKKYVTAQVLHPEGFDEREDDRLKAALKKWKEDYYKEKLEFKDIEKGVDQLVYRYIEGLQWVMYYYYRGVASWGWFYDYHYAPRISDIKNIELFEFNYELGKPFKPFEQLMGVLPYASHELIPEAYRELMHSEHSPILDFYPENFDLDMNGKKQEWEAVVKVPFIDQKRLLSSMATLEHRLTEEEKRRNTWGMSIKFSWTKDVKEYPSPSPGFLPILPRCQCRMDEFVLPTLEGGLDLVKGLRDGVFLGVDALAGFPSLQTLPHSSVIQHHSVNVFNSDSKNRSVVIRVTNTFMGAKAGPIAEKMIGKRTFIGWPFLTEAQVVAVSDDLFKYERQTIGRVAKVVPTPHHGEALSRWKRTAEKIGATYSKRFAVEIGDVDILLHVRPLKGLKRMDDGSLVKDYAGPEAETEQAVQMSLMEVRSEDPRYIEQPAAPLEQEYPIGTNVFFLGEHTYGTPALIKAVADQKASLMIVYNPEERVEIDKLRALAKENIAGSYLSARQISSALRISGLALSRVTSSVMVTTNGNSKVNLGLSLKFEGKSMKVLGYSRKSDHGWEFSEKAVQLIQDYKVRFGRAMYRLLDAKDITRASDLFPNGDAENQAKAAKEWLASKGVRDLEPVSLFSEQLEKQNIANIEKYETELNTKRSSEPSSMKRVMVQGVPRQALLKPDHAVHRLQNQKFSLGDRVVMVQNTGGVPLAAKGVVVGLLPTFLDVVWDVPFINGTTLNGRCTEYRGSSVTFNSVLNLTEPQFVQSTSKNRAPEPTSPTSRYAPRIGPQPAVPSRGGGSFRSASQPSQTPVRIMSNPARGRGWNGRQTDDRSAARVLAEPAPTTEELHQRGMRDAFHIRAGPGVSARGRGGLGYHPPPAMPAQNNSAPVHNHPAPAHPPRILARGRGGPPHGGPSVNGHGHGPTVNGHGQEQGSRGRGGPSRGRGRGRGGRGVAPAVQS, encoded by the exons CGCACTGGGATTGCTGGGGGAACTGCGGGGTGCATC GCCAAGACCGTTGTTGCTCCGCTCGATAGAGTGAAGATACTCTTCCAGACATCGAATCCCAACTTCCAGAAGTACTCTG GATCATGGACTGGAGCGTTCCGAGCAATTCGGGATATCAACCAGTCGAATGGCCTGGCTGGACTATTCCAAGGACATTCGGCGACATTATTACGAGTCTTTCCATACGCGGCCATAAAGTTTTTGGCCTATGACCAGGTTCATTAC GCTCTAATGCCTACCAGGGCCGACGAAACCAATTTCAAGAGGTTCTTTGCAGGTGCTTTCTCTG GAACGCTTTCGGTCTTATTTACATACCCACTTGAACTTGTCCGAGTCCGCATGGCATACCAAACACAGGCATCCTCTAGACACGCATTTGTAGACGCCGTCAGAGCAATATACACGGAAGGAAACGTTCACCCTTCTCCCTCAGTAGTCCACACATCAGTTCACACCTCAGGCAACGTATCCTCTCCGACAGCCATGGCAACAATGACCAAATCATCACCGCTATTCACCACTTTCCCTATCTCCAAATTCTACCGTGGCTTTTCAGTAACGTTAATAGGCATGGTCCCATATGCCGGTACATCATTTCTAGTGTGGGGTGCGCTACGAGCCGCCCTGTTACCTCCTCCCTCATCTGGTATTTCTGGTCCACCCAGACATCGTCCGATAGCGGACCTTAGCATAGGTGCAGTTAGTGGAGCCATCGCTCAAACAGTATCATATCCATTCGAAGTCGTCCGACGCCGATTACAAGTGGGTGGACTTCTACGTCCCCGTGGGTTCGTAGGATGGGGCGAAACCGTTCGTGCCATATGGCTCAAACAGGGGTGGAGGGGATTCTATGTTGGATTAAGTATCGG TGAACGATACCCATTGACTTCTCAACTCATCGAGGAGAACAAAATTCCGGAATTCG ATAATTTATATGTTGACTTTAACGGAATTATCCACAACT GCTCCCATCCAAACGATGGCGATGTGCACTTCCGTCTATCCGAGGACCAAATCTTCACGGCCATATTCTCCTATGTCGATCACTTGTTCGGCAAGATCAAACCCCGTAAACTGTTTTTCATGGCCATCGACGGCGTGGCGCCACGTGCCAAAATGAACCAGCAGCGAGCACGACGGTTTAGGACGGCAAAAGACGCCAAGGAGGCCCGTGAAAAGGCTGAGAAGAAGGGGGAGAAGTTGCCCGAGGAAAAAGCTTTTGACAGCAACTGTATCACGCCTG GTACGGTATTCATGAAGAAGCTGTCTGAACAACTGAAGTACTTTGTGAACAAGAAGATATCCGAGGACGCGAATTGGAGAGAGGTTCAGGTCGTCTTGTCGGGTCATGAAGTTCCTGGAGAGGGCGAACACAAGATTATGGA CCTGGAAACTCAGTCCTTTTACCTCCTTCATATTTCCCTGCTCCGAGAATACCTCGACCTTGAATTCCAGAGCTTAACCTCCACCTTACCCTTCCAATACGACCTTGAACGAATTATCGACGACTTTGTGCTCATCGCTGTCTTTATTGGCAACGActttcttcctcatctgcCCGACTTGCACATCCACGAGAACGCCCTCGAACGACTGTTTGAGATTTACAAAGCTGTATTACCCAATGCGGGGGGATACTTGAACGAAAGCGGAGAAATTCATCGAGGGCGACTACAGTTGATATTGGACGAGCTTGCGACTTGGGAAGTCGATGTGTTTGAAAAAGAGACTAGCGATTCCCAGTGGTACAAGGGAAAGCAAAGAAAACATCAACAACAGGCTGCAGaaaagtccaagtccaagccttTGA CTCTTACACCATCTCAAAAGGACCTTGCAATGAAAATCCAAGATCTCGTTCATCAGGGACATCAAGATCCTTCGGTTCGCCAGCTCCAACTGCCCAATACTCTCCCAGCCGGTGACCGCGCATTCCTCAATGGCCTCTGCCAAGAACTTCACCTCTCCGTCTGGTGGGACGAATTCGACGAGGAAGGTCAGAATCTCGTAACTATCGCGCTTCCCGAGCaggacgaggacgacgaAGAGGCCGATGAAGAAGGGTATCAAGCCAGtatgcgtgtgtttaagaaGTATGTTACCGCGCAGGTCTTGCATCCCGAAGGGTTCGACGAGAGAGAAGACGATAGGCTGAAGGCTGCTTTGAAAAAGTGGAAGGAAGATTACTACAAG GAAAAACTTGAATTCAAAGATATTGAAAAGGGAGTTGACCAATTGGTGTACCGGTACATTGAGGGTCTACAGTGGGTCATGTACTACTATTATCGTGGAGTTGCGAGTTGGGGGTGGTTTTACGACTATCATTATGCACCAAGGATTTCCG ACATCAAGAACATCGAGTTATTCGAGTTTAACTATGAACTCGGGAAACCGTTCAAGCCATTTGAACAGCTTATGGGTGTGTTACCATACGCGAGTCATGAATTGATCCCCGAAGCCTACAGG GAACTCATGCACTCGGAGCACTCACCAATTCTCGACTTTTATCCTGAGAACTTCGATCTCGATATGAATGGGAAGAAGCAAGAGTGGGAAGCGGTGGTCAAGGTTCCATTCATTGATCAGAAGAGGCTGCTTTCGAGCATGGCTA CTCTCGAACATCGTCTTACGGAGGAAGAAAAACGACGCAATACCTGGGGAATGAGCATTAAGTTCTCGTGGACAAAAGATGTCAAAGAGTACCCCTCTCCGTCACCCGGGTTCCTTCCCATCCTGCCACGCTGCCAATGCCGCATGGATGAATTCGTTCTTCCTACGCTTGAAGGCGGGTTGGACTTGGTCAAGGGCCTTCGTGATGGCGTGTTCCTGGGGGTAGACGCACTCGCTGGGTTCCCGTCACTCCAGACACTCCCTCATAGCTCAGTCATTCAACACCACAGCGTCAATGTCTTCAACTCAGATTCGAAGAATCGCTCGGTGGTCATTCGTGTCACCAACACATTCATGGGCGCCAAAGCTGGCCCGATCGCAGAAAAAATGATTGGAAAACGAACTTTTATCGGGTGGCCTTTCTTGACAGAAGCTCAAGTCGTCGCCGTCTCGGACGATTTATTCAAGTATGAGAGGCAGACCATCGGCCGTGTAGCCAAAGTTGTACCGACTCCGCATCACGGAGAGGCGCTGAGTCGATGGAAGAGGACTGCTGAGAAGATCGGAGCTACGTATTCAAAGAGGTTTGCCGTAGAGATTGGGGATGTAGATATTCTGCTGCATGTTCGACCTTTGAAGG GGCTCAAGCGCATGGATGATGGCTCGTTGGTCAAAGATTATGCAGGACCCGAAGCCGAGACGGAGCAAGCGGTTCAGATGAGCTTGATGGAAGTTCGGTCTGAGGATCCCCGGTATATCGAACAACCTGCTGCCCCGCTGGAGCAGGAATATCCTATTGGGACCAATGTGTTTTTCCTTGGCGAGCATACATACGGAACTCCAGCTCTAATCAAGGCCGTAGCTGACCAAAAAGCATCGTTAATGATTGTC TATAACCCTGAAGAACGCGTCGAGATTGACAAGCTCCGGGCACTGGCCAAGGAAAATATCGCAGGATCCTACCTCTCAGCCCGACAAATCTCTTCAGCGCTTCGTATTTCAGGTCTCGCTCTTTCGAGGGTTACATCCAGCGTGATGGTTACCACCAACGGAAACTCAAAGGTCAATTTGGGACTGAGCTTGAAGTTTGAGGGGAAGAGTATGAAGGTTCTTGGCTACTCGCGCAAGTCGGATCATGGGTGGGAGTTTAGTGAGAAGGCTGTTCAGCTTATTCAGGATTACAAGGTACGTTTTGGACGAGCGATGTATAGGCTGCTAGACGCTAAGG ATATTACTCGGGCTTCGGACTTGTTCCCCAATGGAGATGCAGAAAACCAAGCCAAGGCTGCGAAAGAGTGGCTTGCCTCAAAGGGTGTAAGGGATCTCGAACCTGTCTCGTTGTTTTCCGAGCAGCTAGAAAAG CAAAATATTGCCAACATTGAAAAATACGAGACGGAGCTAAACACCAAACGTTCCTCGGAGCCGTCTTCAATGAAGCGAGTCATGGTACAGGGTGTGCCACGCCAAGCCCTGCTGAAACCGGACCATGCAGTCCACAGGCtccagaaccagaagttcTCGCTTGGCGATCGGGTAGTGATGGTACAGAATACGGGAGGTGTACCACTGGCTGCCAAGGGTGTTGTGGTTGGGCTTTTGCCGACGTTCTTGGATGTGGTTTGGGATGTACCTTTCATCAATGGAACGACGCTCAACGGAAG GTGCACGGAATACCGAGGGTCAAGTGTAACGTTTAACTCGGTACTAAACCTGACAGAGCCTCAATTTGTGCAATCCACGAGCAAAAATCGCGCACCCGAACCTACCTCTCCTACCTCTCGATACGCACCTCGCATTGGACCACAACCGGCCGTCCCATCCCGCGGAGGGGGCTCATTTAGATCGGCGTCCCAACCCAGTCAGACTCCCGTTCGAATCATGTCCAATCCTGCACGCGGGAGGGGCTGGAACGGAAGACAAACGGATGACAGGAGTGCCGCGCGGGTTTTGGCCGAGCCAGCGCCGACGACGGAAGAGCTGCATCAGAGGGGTATGAGGGATGCGTTCCACATTCGTGCTGGCCCAGGTGTGAGTGCAAGGGGACGAGGTGGGCTTGGGTATCACCCCCCACCGGCCATGCCGGCACAAAATAACTCGGCCCCGGTGCACAACCACCCAGCTCCGGCGCATCCACCGAGGATTTTGGCGAGGGGAAGGGGAGGGCCTCCGCATGGTGGGCCGAGTGTGAATGGGCACGGACATGGCCCAACGGTCAACGGGCACGGACAAGAACAAGGATCGCGCGGCCGAGGAGGGCCATCGAGGGGGCGAGGAAGGGGGAGGGGAGGCCGTGGGGTAGCGCCGGCAGTGCAATCCTGA
- a CDS encoding AhpC/TSA antioxidant enzyme, which produces MSLILSALADSSSMHTPVLTPNLAYSDEEDLGNVDFSPTSSNGARPYTSYFARNVRGRSNSIDSEYEELDTPAEYRTAVSSDIFQVAATPEDGDTGAPVDTNEQDKKVLGGSEMNLPESAATLQIQDDKAQNPCTPARKRPPPIQVGNQGPRFTTAQIIAASPNTHEPSPGLEILKTSVTIQTDATFITVEEEEENDIVESPTRRSVKLSDASAFSLSLFPPTPTTPMNRQSWVRSGQSSMDGSSFSSSRRGVGSPVAFSTPRAHPYCSALPTPTRRTHRATMSIDRQPRSEASFRPGRASIDAPRFTHTLKPQPVTRPRADTSSDSSYSQSSDSVSFYSDAERSNTSVIVPAVEQAEQKETSYMRSESVFETSIESVSVSRTSRDVLSQSRLGSCEDVVLTRGVLPPTRKPVPQFEQHELAEMTKPQPQLSLPESEPVLTPSSPSPVSAFSFNSAPVRSKPKAKKRKKLRKLVISHPLANDENNLPTAGLSQTTLPIGPKVTYSSSIGSLRDELLGKASSLRVPSLNPSQKRPKKSKKQPPPPFDKYGLPDEDQLRLASEMYVYDENSRPVRFGDIFMGQKTAICFIRHFWCPLCQDYMSSIVHLTEPSLVKKAGVKLVIIGNGSPSMLKSYKTDIFKCPYEMYTDPDRALYNALGMTLRTNDGGSDEEKGSYVKHGTFTGTMLVLKRAMKMPLANAGDIKQLGGEFILGPGLNCSFASRMHTTRSHIPIRNLLQAAGVSMNPWETDLSILRSPTDSLRWTDAQNEDMNSMIRKGLQASCGDEGCPFEPDVKETKLDIREFQRLIDRLKEEDSGPVEYPTTYLKEVLGESLTELDQLEAVAEVRGTW; this is translated from the exons ATGTCGCTCATTCTGAGTGCTCTCGCCGATTCTTCGTCGATGCACACACCCGTTCTGACGCCCAACTTGGCATACTCGGACgaggaagaccttggcaacGTAGATTTTTCGCCCACTTCATCCAACGGAGCCCGTCCTTATACCTCGTATTTCGCCCGTAATGTGCGGGGAAGGTCCAATTCTATCGACTCGGAGTACGAAGAACTGGACACACCCGCCGAGTATCGAACCGCTGTCTCGTCTGACATTTTTCAGGTGGCTGCTACCCCGGAGGACGGTGATACCGGAGCGCCCGTCGACACAAACGAACAAGACAAAAAGGTATTGGGTGGGTCAGAAATGAATCTCCCTGAGTCCGCAGCCACACTGCAAATCCAAGACG ACAAGGCACAGAATCCATGCACGCCAGCTCGAAAAAGACCTCCACCCATCCAAGTTGGAAATCAGGGGCCAAGATTTACAACAGCGCAAATAATCGCCGCTAGTCCGAACACGCATGAGCCTAGCCCGGGCCTAGAAATCCTCAAAACGTCGGTAACTATCCAGACTGATGCAACGTTTATAACGgtcgaagaggaggaagagaatGATATTGTCGAATCCCCCACCCGTAGGAGCGTCAAATTAAGTGACGCCAGTGCGTTTTCGTTGTCCTTGTTTCCTCCA ACCCCTACTACGCCCATGAACAGACAGAGTTGGGTAAGAAGCGGACAGTCGAGTATGGATGGAAGCAGTTTTTCGTCCAGTCGTCGGGGAGTGGGATCTCCAGTCGCATTCTCGACGCCTCGAGCTCACCCTTATTGCTCCGCACTACCCACACCTACCCGTCGCACACACCGCGCCACCATGTCGATCGACAGACAGCCTCGTTCAGAGGCATCGTTCAGACCTGGACGTGCATCCATTGACGCTCCTCGGTTCACCCATACCCTGAAACCCCAGCCTGTCACCCGTCCACGCGCAGACACCAGCTCCGATTCTTCATACAGCCAATCGAGCGATTCAGTCTCATTTTACTCGGACGCGGAGCGATCGAATACTTCTGTCATCGTACCAGCAGTCGAACAAGCTGAGCAGAAAGAAACttcatatatgcgctctGAATCGGTATTTGAAACATCCATCGAATCTGTTTCTGTCAGCCGTACTTCCAGGGACGTGCTCTCCCAGTCCAGGCTTGGGTCTTGCGAGGATGTCGTATTGACCCGTGGGGTCCTCCCTCCAACGCGCAAACCAGTCCCCCAGTTCGAACAGCACGAGCTCGCCGAGATGACGAAACCTCAACCGCAACTGTCTCTCCCCGAATCCGAACCAGTGCTGACCCCCAGTTCGCCGTCCCCTGTGAGCGCGTTCTCGTTCAACTCTGCGCCCGTTCGGTCCAAGCCCAAGGCAAAGAAGAGAAAGAAGCTCCGAAAGCTCGTCATCTCTCACCCGCTTGCGAACGATGAGAATAATCTACCTACGGCTGGGTTGTCTCAAACGACGTTACCTATTGGGCCCAAGGTCACGTATAGTAGCAGCATTGGGTCGCTGAGGGATGAATTGCTCGGGAAGGCGAGCTCGCTCAGGGTTCCTTCGCTGAATCCGAGTCAGAAGAGGCCGAAAAAGTCCAAGAAGCAGCCGCCCCCGCCGTTTGACAAGTATGGATTACCAGACGAAGATCAATTGAGGCTT GCAAGCGAGATGTATGTATACGACGAAAACAGCCGTCCGGTCCGCTTTGGTGACATCTTCATGGGCCAAAAGACCGCAATCTGCTTCATCCGTCATTTCTG gtgcCCGTTGTGCCAAGACTACATGTCCTCGATTGTCCATCTCACCGAGCCATCCCTTGTCAAAAAGGCTGGTGTCAAGCTCGTCATCATCGGCAATGGATCACCCAGCATGCTCAAATCGTACAAGACTGACATATTCAAGTGTCCGTACGAGATGTACACGGACCCGGACCGGGCGTTGTACAATGCGCTAGGAATGACGTTGAGGACGAATGATGGAGGAAGTGATGAAGAAAAGGGTTCGTACGTGAAGCATGGGAC GTTCACGGGCACAATGTTGGTCCTCAAGCGCGCTATGAAAATGCCGCTGGCAAATGCGGGTGACATTAAGCAACTTGGAGGGGAGTTTATTCTGGGCCCCGG TCTCAACTGCTCATTCGCGAGCAGGATGCATACAACTCGTTCGCATATACCCATTCGAAACCTCCTACAAGCCGCGGGGGTATCGATGAATCCCTGGGAGACCGACTTGTCCATCCTCCGTTCACCAACAGACTCGTTGAGGTGGACAGACGCTCAAAACGAGGATATGAACAGTATGATCCGAAAAGGATTGCAAGCGAGCTGCGGAGACGAGGGATGTCCGTTCGAACCCGACGTCAAAGAAACCAAGTTGGATATACGAGAGTTCCAGCGTTTGATTGATCGATTGAAAGAGGAAGACTCGGGGCCGGTCGAATATCCGACAACGTACCTCAAGGAAGTCCTAGGCGAAAGTCTAACTGAGCTTGACCAATTGGAGGCGGTTGCAGAAGTACGAGGGACCTGGTAA
- a CDS encoding eukaryotic translation initiation factor 6: MAVRLQFENSSDIGVFSKLTNSYCLVSVGGSTNFYSTFESELGGVIPIVNTTIGGTRIIGRLTAGNRHGLLVPSSTTDQELQHLRNSLPDSVAIQRVEERLSALGNVIACNDYVALVHPDIDRETEEIIADVLKVEVFRQTVADNVLVGSYCVITNQGGLVHPRTSIQDQDELSSLLQIPLVAGTVNRGSDVIGAGLVANDWCAFTGFDTTAPEITVIEATFKLQGQSQVAVIGEMRDTLIENMA, encoded by the exons ATGGCTGTCC GTCTGCAATTCGAAAACAGCAGCGATATCGGAGTGTTCTCCAAACTGACAAACTC TTACTGCCTTGTCTCCGTCGGTGGAAGCACAAACTTTTACTCGACGTTTGAGAGTGAACTCGGCGGTGTTATTCCGATTGTGAATACGACCATCGGAGGGACCAGAATTATTGGCAGATTAACTGCAG GCAATCGCCATGGGCTACTTGTCCCCTCTTCGACCACCGATCAAGAACTTCAGCACCTCAGGAACTCTCTGCCTGATTCGGTAGCGATACAGCGGGTGGAAGAGCGACTCTCTGCGCTGGGAAATGTCATTGCTTGCAATGATTACGTCGCACTCGTGCACCCTGATATCGATCGAGAGACCGAGGAGATCATCGCAGACGTATTAAAAGTAGAAGTCTTTCGCCAAACTGTCGCCGACAACGTTCTCGTCGGCAGCTATTGTGTAATCACCAATCAGGGAGGGTTGGTTCACCCTCGAACGAGTATTCAAGACCAGGACGAACTCTCTTCGTTGTTGCAAATACCGTTGGTG GCTGGAACTGTGAACCGAGGTTCCGACGTTATTGGAGCTGGTCTAGTCGCCAACGATTGGTGTGCGTTTACTGGATTTGATACGACTGCGCCAGAGATTACTGTAATCGAGGCCACCTTCA AGCTACAAGGGCAATCCCAAGTGGCTGTTATCGGAGAGATGCGCGATACCCTTATCGAAAACATGGCTTGA